Below is a window of Escherichia coli DSM 30083 = JCM 1649 = ATCC 11775 DNA.
GCAAACAGGCGAGAATTACCAGCAACATGATGCGCACCCACGGCATCTGGACGAACCACAGCGAAATCGTAAACGTAATCAAAATAAGCAAAATCGCCCGTGGTTTTGCGCCGCGCGGCATCGCATGATGTTTCTGCCAGAAACGTAGATAGCTGCCAAACCATGAGCGGTACAGCAACCAGGCGTGAAAGCGCGGGGAAGAACGGGCAAAGCACCAGGCCGCCAGCAGGATAAACGGCGTCGTCGGTAATACCGGTAATACCACGCCCAGCGTACCCAGCACTACCGCCAGCCAGCCAATGATGATTAAAATGATTCGTTGCATATTGAGTGTTGTCAGCTTACAGAGTGGCTACTTTAGCATAACAATTATCATTTTCATTGAGGTCTTATCGTGAAAACCGCCCTGCTGCTGGAAAAACTGGAAGGACAGCTCGCTACGCTGCGTCAGCGTTGTGCCCCGGTAGCGCAATTTGCCACGCTAAGCGCCCGTTTTAACAGGCATCTTTTTCAGACTCGTGCGACAACACTGCAGGCTTGTCTCGATGAGGCGGGCGATAATCTGGCTGCGCTTCGTCATGCCGTTGAGCAACAGCAACTGCCGCAAGTCGCCTGGCTGGCGGAACATCTGGCGGCGCAACTGGAGGCTATAGCGCGTGAAGCCACAGCCTGGTCGCTACGCGAGTGGGACAGTGCGCCACCGAAAATTGCCCGCTGGCAGCGTAAACGTATTCAGCATCAGGATTTTGAGCGGCGGCTACGTGAGATGGTTGCCGAACGTAGAGCCCGTCTGGCACGAGCGACCGATCTCGTGGAACAGCAGACGCTGCATCGTGAAGTGGAAGCCTATGAAGCGCGCCTGGCACGCTGCCGCCATGCGCTGGAAAAAATCGAAAACAGGTTAGCGCGTTTAACCCGCTAGCAATGGAGAGAGTATGTCACTGGAAAATGCCCCTGACGATGTCAAACTGGCCGTCGATTTGATTGTGCTACTGGAAGAAAATCAGATCCCAGCCCGCACCGTGCTGCGCGCGCTGGATATTGTAAAACGCGATTATGAAAAGAAATTAACGCGCGATGATGAGGCGGAAAAGTGAGAAATAAATGGGGCCGCTAAATGTCCCCTAAGATTGTGGGCAAACGCAAAACTGCCTGATGCGCTACGCTTATCAGGCCTACACCGCTCCTGCAATATATTGAATTCTTGCGGTTTCGTAGGCCGGATAAGGCGGTCACGCCGCATCCGGCATGAACAACGCGCACTTTGTTAGTAATCTCGGGGCAACTAAATGTCGCCCCCTTTGGTTATTACCCTACCGCTGGCGTCGGATCGTCGCCTTTGTAGTCGCGTTTCACTTCCGTCACTTCATCGCCCTTCTCGTTGTGCAGATGCACTTCAAGTTGGTTAAAGGCAATGTTGATGTCGTTTTCACGGCACAACTGATCGATAGTACGGTTCAGCTCATCGACAGTACGGCTACGGTCACGCAGTTCACGCACATACAGACGCAGCTCATGATCCAACGTGCTGGCACCAAATGCCGTAAAGAAGACTTCCGGCATTGGTTCGTGCATCACCCTTGGGTGCTCAGTCGCCGCCTTCAGCAACACTTTACGCACTTTTTCCAGATCGGAGCCATAGGCTACGCCGAGACGGATCACCAGACGCGTAGTCGTGTCAGTTAACGACCAGTTGATCAGACGCTCGGTAACAAACGCTTTGTTCGGGATAATCACTTCTTTGCGATCGAAATCGGTAATCGTTGTCGCACGAATACGGATCTTGCTGACCGTACCCGAGAAGCTACCAATGGTTACCGTGTCGCCTATGCGCACCGGACGTTCGAACAGAATGATCAAACCGGAAACGAAGTTACCGAAGATCTCTTGTAAACCAAAACCAAGACCTACGGATAATGCTGCCGCCAGCCACTGGAGTTTATCCCACGAGACGCCCAGCGATCCGAACACCGTCATCGCACCAACGGCAATAATGATGTAGTTAAGGATGGTAGTAATGGCATACGACGCGCCCTGGCGCATATTCAGTCGCGAGAGCACCAGCACTTCCAGCAAACCAGGCAGGTTGCGAATCAACGCCCAGGCCACCATTGAGGCGATAATCGCAAACAACAGACTGCCCATGGTGACGTTTTTCACCACCGCAGCACCAGCTTCAGTAGCGTTGTAATGCCAGAGCGTAATGCTGTCGAGATAGCTGAACACGGTGATCAAATCAGACCAAATTGCCCAGAACATGACACCGAACAGCGCAAACATCAGCAACATGGTAATACGCAGCGTCTGCTGGTTAACCTGCTCCAGCGCAATGGTGGGTTCTTCCGGCGGTTCGGCACCTTCTGCGCCCTCTTTCACCAGATTCTGCCGACGCGCCAGTGCACGACGCCAGGCGATACGCCGCGCCGCTACGCTTAAGCCGCGCAATACCGTCTGGTACAGCAGGTTCCAGATGATCACCAAATAAACGGTTTCAATCCAACGCCCGGAGAGGCGCAGCGTGGTGTAGAAGTAACCCGTGGCGGTCAGCACCATCAACGCAATCGGGATAATCGACAGCACGGTAATGGTGACCAGTCGCATGGTGTGCGACTCTTTATCACGCCAGCTTTCGCGGCACATCGGCCACACCAGGAAGGCAATCAGCAGCAGGTTGAAGAAAATCATCGCCTGCCCCAGCACATCATCCATCAGATGCAGCGGGGAGAGTTCTGCCACCACAGACCAGAAATGGATCGGCAGCAACGCGAGGCTGATGCGGACAATTTGCCGACGCCAGTGGCTGGTCTGCTGTTCCGGCATACCAAAGTGACGCACGGCAACACCGTTTTTCTCCAGCACTTTCCAGCACAGGCCAAACACCAGCCAGAAAATCGCCAGTTTTTTGCTGAACGACCACAATAACTCGCTGATATTGAGCTGCATAGTCAGCAGAATCAGGCCGACAGCGAGAATAATCAGGCACACCGGCAGTGCGCGGATTAGGTCAATAAGAATCGCTTTTGGCGTATTGAGCTGGCTATCGTTACGCAGGGAACCTACCGCCGAAGCCAGTTTTTGTTGATATGCTTTCAGCCAGCCTAAACGCCAGTGAATCAGCCCGGCAATCAACAGCAGCGGCAAACCAGCGAGGAAGGCGATGAATACGGCGGGCCAGGCTTTTTCCCAGTTCACCGTGATTTTCATCGACTTAAATTCATCTTTCAGCGTTTGCGGGAACGCTTTAATCCAGTCCCAGTCCATCGGGCGGTTACTGTTCACCCAAAAAATTTGCTGCGTCAGGATGGATTTCAGGTTTTTCGACACACTCATTAACTGCTGCTGGTTGATTTGCAGGTTAATGGCCATCATCAGCTGGTTACCCAACTGTTTGTTAAGCTGATCCAGCAATTCGCGACGCATATCAACTACTTGCAATAATGCATCGTGAACTTCGCTGTTGACTTCGTTGGTGTGACCTTCTTCCAGTTTGCTGACGAACGCATCGCTCTGGAACAGCGCGTCACGCTGCTGGTTGACTTCAAACTGTTCGAGACGCAAATCCGCGATGCGGTTGGTCATGTTTTCCAGTTCATCTGCCGAGGGGAGTGTTTGTTGTTGCTGGTACAGGATACGTGACAACAGCAGACTGCCCTTCAGGACGGCAATCTGCTCTTTAATATTGCGTTCCGATTGCAGCGCCCGCTCCAGCCAGTTTTTGACTTTAATGTTTTGCTGCATCAACTGATTACCGTTTTCAGTCGCGGTAATCAGACGCTGACTTAACTGCTGGTTAATTTCCAGTTCCTGCTTCACCAGCGGATTAGCCTGAATACGCGCGGCTTCATCCGGGGAGACGGCTTCCTGCGCCGTTTTTTCGGTTAAAGTCAGGCGCTTGCTGTTTACTGCTTCTTGCAACAGCTGCAACTGGTGCTCCAGACGGGCGCTGTTCGCCGTCACGTAATCCCGTTGCTTTTGCAAGGTATCCTGTAAGACTGTGTTCCCTTCCAGGCTTTTACGCTGCTGGTCAATCTCGGCATTCAGCAAAGCCTGCTGAGCCTGCATTAACACTTTCTGGCTGGGACGTAAGGCTGTCTCGCCGACATCAGTCCCATCCAGACGACTGCGAATTTGTTGCAGCTGCTGCGAAGCGTTATACATCGCATTTTGTACGCGTTCGGGCTGCGTCTGTAACGAAACCAGCTGGCTGTTATAAGACGCCAGATCATTTTGTGCGTTTTGCAAATCGTCCAGCGCCTGGGCAACGCGAGTTTCCAGCTGGCGCAACGAAAGCGTGCTCAGAATTTTGCGCGTTTCTTCGTCGTTATCGACATCACTAAGTGCTGTTAACGCCGCGGTCGCCTGGCGCATTTTTTCCGGCGCTTCAGCGACTTTTTGCCGTAGCTGAACTGTCTCTTCTTTTACGCGATCGATTTTATCGAGGGTGGCTAATGTATCTGTCAGATCCTGCTGCACCAGTTTGTCCTGAGCAGAAAGATCTTTTTGTTTATTCAGTGAGTCAAGTTGTGCCTGCAGGTCCGCTTTTGTCGGCAGATCACCATTCGATGACGCCCGCGCAAACGCCGTGTTCTGGCATAACAAGACAAAAACAAAAGCAATAAATGCTGAAAAAACAAAATGCCGTGATCGTTTGTAATACTGGAACATAGTCATGATGAATGAAGGTTTCTGAACCTGAAGAACGACCTGAAAAAGTCAAACCGCAAGAATATCACGACGCAGTGAACCAGAATAGCAACGACGAAAATGTCCAGGAAAATTCCTGGAGTCAGATTCAGGGTTATTCGTTAGTGGCAGGGTTACGAAGCGTGGGGCACAGGAGATACATCTCCAGTAAGATGGCGACGTAATCGCGGGCTTCTTTTTTAAGATCAAAAGATTGCGGGGCAAAGAGCCAGTTTTCCATCAGGCCGGAAATATAGCCGCGCATAATAATTGCTGCGCGACGCGTCATTAAATCCGCAGGCAACATTTTCGCTTCAATACAATGTTTTAACGTTTGTTCTATACGGTCATAACTTTCCAGACAGAGATTACGTTGTGCCTGTTGCACAACAGCCATTTCTCCGACAAATTCGCATTTGTGGAATATAATCTCCATCAATAATCGACGCCGTTCTTCTGTCACCGTGGACTCAAGAACATGAATTAATATCTCTCTTAATACTGAGAGTGGATCGCCAGGGAATTTTGCCTGATACTCAAGCTCTAGTTCACCAATATTGGATTCTGACAGTTCCCAGATCTCACTGAACAAATCCGACTTGTCTTTAAAATGCCAGTAGATTGCACCGCGCGTAACGCCAGCTGCTTTTGCAATCTCACCCAGCGAGGTGGATGATACCCCCTGCTGTGAGAAAAGACGTAGAGCCACATCGAGGATGTGTTGGCGCGTTTCTTGCGCTTCTTGTTTGGTTTTTCGTGCCATATGTTCGTGAATTTACAGGCGTTAGATTTACATACATTTGTGAATGTATGTACCATAGCACGACGATAATATAAACGCAGCAATGGGTTTATTAACTTTTGACCATTGACCAATTTGAAATCGGACACTCGAGGTTTACATATGAACAAAAACAGAGGGTTTACGCCTCTGGCGGTCGTTCTGATGCTCTCAGGCAGCTTAGCCCTAACAGGATGTGACGACAAACAGGCCCAACAAGGTGGCCAGCAGATGCCCGCCGTTGGCGTAGTAACAGTCAAAACTGAACCTCTGCAGATCACAACCGAGCTTCCGGGTCGCACCAGTGCCTACCGGATCGCAGAAGTTCGTCCTCAAGTTAGCGGGATTATCCTGAAGCGTAATTTCAAAGAAGGTAGCGACATCGAAGCAGGTGTCTCTCTCTATCAGATTGATCCTGCGACCTATCAGGCGGCATACGACAGTGCGAAAGGTGATCTGGCGAAAGCCCAGGCTGCAGCCAATATCGCGCAATTGACGGTGAATCGTTATCAGAAATTGCTCGGTACTCAGTACATCAGTAAGCAAGAGTACGATCAGGCTCTGGCTGATGCGCAACAGGCGAATGCTGCGGTAACTGCGGCGAAAGCTGCCGTTGAAACTGCGCGAATCAATCTGGCTTACACCAAAGTCACCTCTCCGATTAGTGGTCGCATTGGTAAGTCAAACGTGACGGAAGGCGCATTGGTACAGAACGGTCAGGCGACTGCGCTGGCAACCGTGCAGCAACTTGATCCGATCTACGTTGATGTGACCCAGTCCAGCAACGACTTCCTGCGCCTGAAACAGGAACTGGCGAATGGCACGCTGAAACAAGAGAACGGCAAAGCCAAAGTGTCGCTGATCACCAGTGACGGCATTAAGTTCCCGCAGGACGGTACGCTGGAATTCTCTGACGTTACCGTTGATCAGACCACTGGGTCTATCACCCTACGCGCTATCTTCCCGAACCCGGATCACACTCTGCTGCCAGGTATGTTCGTGCGTGCACGTCTGGAAGAAGGGCTTAATCCAAACGCTATTTTAGTCCCGCAACAGGGCGTAACCCGTACGCCGCGTGGCGATGCCACCGTACTGGTGGTTGGCGCGGATGACAAAGTGGAAACCCGTCCGATCGTTGCAAGCCAGGCTATCGGCGATAAGTGGCTGGTGACAGAAGGTCTGAAAGCAGGCGATCGCGTAGTAATAAGTGGGCTGCAGAAAGTGCGTCCTGGTGTCCAGGTAAAAGCACAAGAAGTTACCGCTGATAATAACCAGCAAGCCGCAAGCGGTGCTCAGCCTGAACAGTCCAAGTCTTAACTTAAACAGGAGCCGTTAAGACATGCCTAATTTCTTTATCGATCGCCCGATTTTTGCGTGGGTGATCGCCATTATCATCATGTTGGCAGGGGGGCTGGCGATCCTCAAACTGCCGGTGGCGCAATATCCTACGATTGCACCGCCGGCAGTAACGATCTCCGCCTCCTACCCTGGCGCTGATGCGAAAACAGTGCAGGACACGGTGACACAGGTTATCGAACAGAATATGAACGGTATCGATAACCTGATGTACATGTCCTCTAACAGTGACTCCACGGGTACCGTGCAGATCACCCTGACCTTTGAGTCTGGTACTGATGCGGATATCGCGCAGGTTCAGGTGCAGAACAAACTGCAGCTGGCGATGCCGTTGCTGCCGCAAGAAGTTCAGCAGCAAGGGGTGAGCGTTGAGAAATCATCCAGCAGCTTCCTGATGGTTGTCGGGGTTATCAACACCGATGGCACTATGACGCAGGAGGATATCTCTGACTACGTGGCAGCGAATATGAAAGATGCCATCAGCCGTACGTCGGGCGTGGGTGACGTTCAGTTGTTCGGTTCACAGTACGCGATGCGTATCTGGATGAACCCGAATGAACTGAACAAATTCCAGCTAACGCCGGTTGATGTCATTACCGCCATCAAAGCACAGAACGCTCAGGTTGCAGCTGGTCAGCTCGGTGGTACGCCGCCGGTGAAAGGCCAACAGCTTAACGCCTCTATTATTGCTCAGACGCGTCTGACCTCTACTGAAGAGTTCGGCAAAATCCTGCTGAAAGTGAATCAGGATGGTTCCCGCGTGCTACTGCGTGATGTGGCGAAAATTGAGCTGGGTGGTGAGAACTACGACATCATCGCAGAGTTTAACGGCCAACCGGCTTCCGGTCTGGGGATCAAGCTGGCGACCGGTGCGAACGCGCTGGATACCGCTGCGGCAATCCGTGCTGAACTGGCGAAGATGGAACCGTTCTTCCCGTCGGGTCTGAAAATTGTTTACCCGTATGACACCACACCGTTCGTGAAAATCTCTATTCACGAAGTGGTAAAAACGCTGGTCGAAGCGATCATCCTCGTGTTCCTGGTAATGTATCTGTTCCTGCAGAACTTCCGCGCGACGTTGATTCCGACTATTGCTGTACCGGTGGTATTGCTGGGGACATTTGCCGTCCTTGCCGCCTTTGGCTTCTCGATAAACACACTAACGATGTTCGGGATGGTACTCGCCATCGGCCTGTTGGTGGATGACGCCATCGTTGTAGTAGAAAACGTTGAGCGTGTAATGGCAGAAGAAGGTCTGCCACCGAAAGAAGCTACGCGTAAGTCGATGGGGCAGATTCAGGGCGCGCTGGTGGGTATCGCGATGGTACTGTCAGCGGTATTCGTACCGATGGCCTTCTTCGGCGGTTCGACCGGGGCAATTTATCGTCAGTTCTCCATTACCATTGTTTCGGCAATGGCGCTGTCGGTACTGGTGGCGTTGATCCTGACTCCGGCACTCTGTGCAACCATGCTGAAACCGATTGCCAAAGGCGATCACGGCGAAGGTAAAAAAGGCTTCTTCGGCTGGTTTAACCGCATGTTCGAGAAGAGCACGCACCACTACACCGACAGCGTAGGCGGTATTCTGCGCA
It encodes the following:
- the ybaN gene encoding DUF454 family protein, whose amino-acid sequence is MQRIILIIIGWLAVVLGTLGVVLPVLPTTPFILLAAWCFARSSPRFHAWLLYRSWFGSYLRFWQKHHAMPRGAKPRAILLILITFTISLWFVQMPWVRIMLLVILACLLFYMWRIPVIDEKQEKH
- the priC gene encoding primosomal replication protein N'', giving the protein MKTALLLEKLEGQLATLRQRCAPVAQFATLSARFNRHLFQTRATTLQACLDEAGDNLAALRHAVEQQQLPQVAWLAEHLAAQLEAIAREATAWSLREWDSAPPKIARWQRKRIQHQDFERRLREMVAERRARLARATDLVEQQTLHREVEAYEARLARCRHALEKIENRLARLTR
- the acrR gene encoding multidrug efflux transporter transcriptional repressor AcrR — its product is MARKTKQEAQETRQHILDVALRLFSQQGVSSTSLGEIAKAAGVTRGAIYWHFKDKSDLFSEIWELSESNIGELELEYQAKFPGDPLSVLREILIHVLESTVTEERRRLLMEIIFHKCEFVGEMAVVQQAQRNLCLESYDRIEQTLKHCIEAKMLPADLMTRRAAIIMRGYISGLMENWLFAPQSFDLKKEARDYVAILLEMYLLCPTLRNPATNE
- the acrB gene encoding efflux RND transporter permease AcrB, yielding MPNFFIDRPIFAWVIAIIIMLAGGLAILKLPVAQYPTIAPPAVTISASYPGADAKTVQDTVTQVIEQNMNGIDNLMYMSSNSDSTGTVQITLTFESGTDADIAQVQVQNKLQLAMPLLPQEVQQQGVSVEKSSSSFLMVVGVINTDGTMTQEDISDYVAANMKDAISRTSGVGDVQLFGSQYAMRIWMNPNELNKFQLTPVDVITAIKAQNAQVAAGQLGGTPPVKGQQLNASIIAQTRLTSTEEFGKILLKVNQDGSRVLLRDVAKIELGGENYDIIAEFNGQPASGLGIKLATGANALDTAAAIRAELAKMEPFFPSGLKIVYPYDTTPFVKISIHEVVKTLVEAIILVFLVMYLFLQNFRATLIPTIAVPVVLLGTFAVLAAFGFSINTLTMFGMVLAIGLLVDDAIVVVENVERVMAEEGLPPKEATRKSMGQIQGALVGIAMVLSAVFVPMAFFGGSTGAIYRQFSITIVSAMALSVLVALILTPALCATMLKPIAKGDHGEGKKGFFGWFNRMFEKSTHHYTDSVGGILRSTGRYLVLYLIIVVGMAYLFVRLPSSFLPDEDQGVFMTMVQLPAGATQERTQKVLNEVTHYYLTKEKNNVESVFAVNGFGFAGRGQNTGIAFVSLKDWADRPGEENKVEAITMRATRAFSQIKDAMVFAFNLPAIVELGTATGFDFELIDQAGLGHEKLTQARNQLLAEAAKHPDMLTSVRPNGLEDTPQFKIDIDQEKAQALGVSINDINTTLGAAWGGSYVNDFIDRGRVKKVYVMSEAKYRMLPDDIGDWYVRAADGQMVPFSAFSSSRWEYGSPRLERYNGLPSMEILGQAAPGKSTGEAMELMEQLASKLPTGVGYDWTGMSYQERLSGNQAPSLYAISLIVVFLCLAALYESWSIPFSVMLVVPLGVIGALLAATFRGLTNDVYFQVGLLTTIGLSAKNAILIVEFAKDLMDKEGKGLIEATLDAVRMRLRPILMTSLAFILGVMPLVISTGAGSGAQNAVGTGVMGGMVTATVLAIFFVPVFFVVVRRRFSRKNEDIEHSHTVDHH
- the acrA gene encoding multidrug efflux RND transporter periplasmic adaptor subunit AcrA; translation: MNKNRGFTPLAVVLMLSGSLALTGCDDKQAQQGGQQMPAVGVVTVKTEPLQITTELPGRTSAYRIAEVRPQVSGIILKRNFKEGSDIEAGVSLYQIDPATYQAAYDSAKGDLAKAQAAANIAQLTVNRYQKLLGTQYISKQEYDQALADAQQANAAVTAAKAAVETARINLAYTKVTSPISGRIGKSNVTEGALVQNGQATALATVQQLDPIYVDVTQSSNDFLRLKQELANGTLKQENGKAKVSLITSDGIKFPQDGTLEFSDVTVDQTTGSITLRAIFPNPDHTLLPGMFVRARLEEGLNPNAILVPQQGVTRTPRGDATVLVVGADDKVETRPIVASQAIGDKWLVTEGLKAGDRVVISGLQKVRPGVQVKAQEVTADNNQQAASGAQPEQSKS
- the rsmS gene encoding pleiotropic regulatory protein RsmS: MSLENAPDDVKLAVDLIVLLEENQIPARTVLRALDIVKRDYEKKLTRDDEAEK
- the mscK gene encoding mechanosensitive channel MscK, encoding MTMFQYYKRSRHFVFSAFIAFVFVLLCQNTAFARASSNGDLPTKADLQAQLDSLNKQKDLSAQDKLVQQDLTDTLATLDKIDRVKEETVQLRQKVAEAPEKMRQATAALTALSDVDNDEETRKILSTLSLRQLETRVAQALDDLQNAQNDLASYNSQLVSLQTQPERVQNAMYNASQQLQQIRSRLDGTDVGETALRPSQKVLMQAQQALLNAEIDQQRKSLEGNTVLQDTLQKQRDYVTANSARLEHQLQLLQEAVNSKRLTLTEKTAQEAVSPDEAARIQANPLVKQELEINQQLSQRLITATENGNQLMQQNIKVKNWLERALQSERNIKEQIAVLKGSLLLSRILYQQQQTLPSADELENMTNRIADLRLEQFEVNQQRDALFQSDAFVSKLEEGHTNEVNSEVHDALLQVVDMRRELLDQLNKQLGNQLMMAINLQINQQQLMSVSKNLKSILTQQIFWVNSNRPMDWDWIKAFPQTLKDEFKSMKITVNWEKAWPAVFIAFLAGLPLLLIAGLIHWRLGWLKAYQQKLASAVGSLRNDSQLNTPKAILIDLIRALPVCLIILAVGLILLTMQLNISELLWSFSKKLAIFWLVFGLCWKVLEKNGVAVRHFGMPEQQTSHWRRQIVRISLALLPIHFWSVVAELSPLHLMDDVLGQAMIFFNLLLIAFLVWPMCRESWRDKESHTMRLVTITVLSIIPIALMVLTATGYFYTTLRLSGRWIETVYLVIIWNLLYQTVLRGLSVAARRIAWRRALARRQNLVKEGAEGAEPPEEPTIALEQVNQQTLRITMLLMFALFGVMFWAIWSDLITVFSYLDSITLWHYNATEAGAAVVKNVTMGSLLFAIIASMVAWALIRNLPGLLEVLVLSRLNMRQGASYAITTILNYIIIAVGAMTVFGSLGVSWDKLQWLAAALSVGLGFGLQEIFGNFVSGLIILFERPVRIGDTVTIGSFSGTVSKIRIRATTITDFDRKEVIIPNKAFVTERLINWSLTDTTTRLVIRLGVAYGSDLEKVRKVLLKAATEHPRVMHEPMPEVFFTAFGASTLDHELRLYVRELRDRSRTVDELNRTIDQLCRENDINIAFNQLEVHLHNEKGDEVTEVKRDYKGDDPTPAVG